In Candidatus Omnitrophota bacterium, the genomic stretch AATCAACCCCCCTCTAACTCCCCCCAAGCTTGGGGGGAGAATTTAAAAGCGGATTTTATTAATTTTGCAAGAGCCTCAATAGAATGATTATATCACAGACCGCCGTTGGGAATGCGTTGCTTCGCCGCGAGGGCGGACATTCATTAATTCGTGAAGAATGACTTTTCCTTTGCGTCCCCGGATTTCGTTTTCTCCCAAATTTCGCACTTCCAAATCGTTCATACATTCCTTGTAAGTATCATCGCTGATGAGCGCTTCGGTTTGAAAGCGCTTATTGATGCCTTCAATGCGGGAAGCCAGGTTCACCGCATCTCCGATGCAAGTGTAATCGCTGCGTTTTTCCGAACCCAGGTTTCCCAAGACGGCGAAACCGGAGTGAATGCCGATTCCTATATGGAACGGCTCATGGCCTTGTTCTTCCCAGGCGCGGGATATTTCCCGTTGGGCTTCCAACATTTCCACGGCGGCCTTACAGGCAAAGTAGGCGTGATCTTCGTTGGGAATCGGAGCGCCGAAAATAGCCATGACGGCGTCGCCGATGAATTTGTCGATCATGCCGTGATTGCGAAAGATCACTTCCGTCATGGCGGTAAAATATCGGTTGAGAAAATCGATCAAGGCTTGCGGGTCCATCGATTCCGAAAGCGGCGTAAACGAACGGATGTCGGAAAAAAGAACGGTGATGCGGCGGCGGTCCCCTCCCAACTTGACCAAGTCGGGATTTTCGAGCATTTGCTCGACAAGAGCCGCATCCGTGGCCTTGGAAAACAACTTTTTCAAGAAACGCTTCTCTCGTTCTTCGAAAATGTAGCGGTAGGAAATCGTAGACGCCGCCGCCAGCGCCAGGCAGACGGAGGGAGTAATCAAGCGTAGTATAAGACCTCCGTACAGCAATGCCGCCGCTCCCCCAGCTATCCAAAACGAAATAACGGCCAAGCTGCCCAAAATCCCCGCCCGGATCGACGCGAAAGCGCATAGGGCGCTTATCGCGGCGGCCAAGCAGAAGGTTCCCCAAATTTGCAGCCGGTCGCCGGCGCGGCGGAGAATCGAACGCGAGAGGATCGTCTTGACGATATTGGCGTGGACTTCCACGCCGGGAATCGGCTTCGAATCGATGGGCGACTGGAATTCGTCGTGCAATTCTCCCGTCGTTGCGCCCATGAGAACAATGCTGTTTTTCAAGCGGTCGGTATCGAAAGAATGCTCGTTCTGCGCGCCGAAAAATTGATCCGACAACAGATCGTAAAATGGATCGAGAAAGAGATAAAAGGGAAATCGCTCCACGCGCTGGCCGTCGTAAGCGATGGGAAAGGTCTCATGATGCAGGGGAATCTTCAAATCTCCAATCGTTGACTCGTTCGATTCTTTCAGATTGATTTTATTTTCTTCAAGATTCAAAAAGAGACGCGCGATCTGAACGGCGAACGCGGGATAAAACGAATCCTGATGCTTTGCGCCGGTAAAGGCGCGGCGGATCGTCTCATCGGGATCGATGGGCAGCGAGACGACGCCGCGATAGGCGGCGTCAAGCAAAACCTCGCGCGGATTCTTCATGGTTTGAACCGCGGCGCCTTCGACGCGGTTGGTTTCCATTTTGCTCGCCAGCACGACCTTGCCATGACGGCGGCTGGCTTCCGCCAATTCCTTTTCCAAGCCGTCCTGATGGGCGGGATCGTTCAGCAAATGCGTTTCCACGAACAGTTTATCGATCCCGATGACGGCGGCGCCCAACTGTTTCAATCGATCGATCGCTTGCGCGAAAAGAGCAGGAGACCAAGGCCATTGAGAAAGGCGGGGATCGTCCAGCATGGCCATCGAGGAAAAACTATCCTCATCGAAAGCGACGATGAATATTTCGGGAAGGTTCTTATTCGGATCGGGGGTGTAGGCGGTACGGTGGATCAAAAGACGGTCGTAAAGCCAAGCGTCTAAAGCGAAAAGCGGCTCGTGGGCGTTCGGCCGTGGATCGAAGAGGAAGTTAACCTCCCCGAACGCCGCGGCGATTCCAAGAATCAATCCAATCGCATGTTGTCTGGTTTTTCTCGATAGAGTCATACTATTCCCGCCCGTTCGAATATCGCCCAGGCTTAAAAGCTAATGGAATCGAGACGCCGCTGTACCGATCTTGTTCGTCAATATAAAGGTTTCTTCATGGCGTCATCATATCCAATTATGTCTTGGGGAGGATGTCAAGAATAAAACGATTTTTAGTATTGTCATAAAAACTTAAGAGCGGATTGACTAGTTATTGTCGCCCGTAGACTTGAATCCAGAAATAAATGACATGAGCCTGGCTGGATTTTGCATAGTCAATCGAATAAGTTTCGCTTATACTATTTTTTACTATCGAACCAGTTTGATTTCTGAAAAGCCTTATTCCGGCCTCAACCAACGGAAAGAGTTTGCAAATATTATGAACGATCGACGAAATTCGAAAACAGTATTCGTAAAATCGGTTAATGAGACGCAAGATATCCTGAATAAAACGATATCGCAGGGATTGAACATGTTTCTTTTACTGGGGCTGGTTTTTGCGATGAATCGTCCTGCCGCCTATTCGCAAATTCCCGCTGGACGCGGTAATATTCTCTTCGCTGGGCATCGCATCGCGAAGGATGTCGTTCCGGGTCTATTGCAATCGGGCGACGGCGCCGTCAATCCCGGCGAAACGGTATTAATCGCTCTGCGGATCACCAATCTTGCAACCGCGCCCATCGAGGGAGTGACGGGAACGTTGTTTTCGTTGGATAAAAATATCTCGCTGGCGGATACGACGCTGAAATGGGATCGCCTCGAACCTGGCCAGACGCTGCAATCCGCCAACGCCGTCGCCGCCGTCATATCGCCTTCCATCGCGCCGCCGAAATCCATTTGGATTGCGGGACGCATTGCGGGACCGCTTATTAAACCGGTAACGGCGACATTCGAACTGCTCGTGTTGCAATCCGTCAACCTGGGACCGCAAAGCGGCAACGGCGTAGAACCGATCGGCTTGGCTTTCGCTCCGGTTTCCAACCGCATCTACGCCGCCAATCGCCGCAGCCATACTCTCTCCGTCGTCGCCCGGCAAGCGGCGGCTAGTCTTCCCCTATCGGCGGAGCCGGGAACGATATTGTTCGATTCCTTCACGAAGAAGATATATGTCGGCCATCGCGGCGCGCCGATCGTTTCGGTCGTCAATCCCTTGTCGAATCGAGTCGTCCAGGAAATACGTTTTGAGGGAACGGCAGACGCCGCCGCGGTCGCGCTGTCGTCATCGCTGGGCTGGCTTTTTGCGGCGCATGATGATATTCGTCAAATCTCCGCCGTGAATTTGCGCGGCTATGCGCAGGAATATCGCCTGACCGGTTTTCAGTCCATTGCTGCGATCGCATTTATGGAAACGCGGAAAACGCTGGTTGTTCTCGATCCCGCCTCCCGCCTGGTTTCTTTGGTTTCGGTTCAGAACCGCAGCCGCCGGGATATGGCCGTCGAAGGGACGATATTCGGCAATTCGCTGTCTGTGGATGACGCCAATGGAGTAGTATTCTTCGGCGGACAGGAAGCGGGACGCAAGGGAATCTATTCGTTATCCGTGGAGTCCGGCGCGGCGGCGTTTCGTCCTCTAGAAAATATCGTCCGTTCTTTATATTTTGACGAGCCAACGCATCGTCTTTACGCTGGTCTGGAAAAATCCGATAAAAGCGATCCAAGTTTAATCGTTCTCGATGGGAGTACGGGCGCATTGATTGCCTCGGCAAAATTGGGGGATTCCTTCGATTCGCTTCTCATGGTGCGCCATGGGAAGAATTCATCTCTTTTTGCGGCGGATTCCACTAGTCATCGCTTGTTGGTTTTCAACGGTGAGACGCTTTTCGTTAAAAGTTCCATTACGCTTGGAAACACGCCTCTAAACGCCGCTTACGATGCGGAGCGGGGACGCGTTTACGTCTCTAATGGAGAAACTTCGCTGCTTTCCGCCGTCGACGCCGAATCGGGGCGATTGCTGGAATCCCTTCCCATAGGGAACAATCCCGCTGGAATCGCCTTCGATTCATTGCATAACGT encodes the following:
- a CDS encoding adenylate/guanylate cyclase domain-containing protein, translating into MTLSRKTRQHAIGLILGIAAAFGEVNFLFDPRPNAHEPLFALDAWLYDRLLIHRTAYTPDPNKNLPEIFIVAFDEDSFSSMAMLDDPRLSQWPWSPALFAQAIDRLKQLGAAVIGIDKLFVETHLLNDPAHQDGLEKELAEASRRHGKVVLASKMETNRVEGAAVQTMKNPREVLLDAAYRGVVSLPIDPDETIRRAFTGAKHQDSFYPAFAVQIARLFLNLEENKINLKESNESTIGDLKIPLHHETFPIAYDGQRVERFPFYLFLDPFYDLLSDQFFGAQNEHSFDTDRLKNSIVLMGATTGELHDEFQSPIDSKPIPGVEVHANIVKTILSRSILRRAGDRLQIWGTFCLAAAISALCAFASIRAGILGSLAVISFWIAGGAAALLYGGLILRLITPSVCLALAAASTISYRYIFEEREKRFLKKLFSKATDAALVEQMLENPDLVKLGGDRRRITVLFSDIRSFTPLSESMDPQALIDFLNRYFTAMTEVIFRNHGMIDKFIGDAVMAIFGAPIPNEDHAYFACKAAVEMLEAQREISRAWEEQGHEPFHIGIGIHSGFAVLGNLGSEKRSDYTCIGDAVNLASRIEGINKRFQTEALISDDTYKECMNDLEVRNLGENEIRGRKGKVILHELMNVRPRGEATHSQRRSVI